In the Magnolia sinica isolate HGM2019 chromosome 15, MsV1, whole genome shotgun sequence genome, one interval contains:
- the LOC131227075 gene encoding ATP synthase subunit beta, mitochondrial encodes MASRKLLSTLIRSSLRRSPSKHSIPNPRCPSPSPISRPSPTGFLLTRAVDYATAAAAPAPPSAPPAKGTPGPTGKITDEFTGAGSVGKVCQVIGAVVDVRFDDGLPPILTALEVLDNSIRLVLEVAQHLGGNTVRTIAMDGTDGLVRGQRVLNTGSPISVPVGRATLGRIMNVIGEPIDERGEIKTDHFLPIHREAPSFVEQATEQQILVTGIKVVDMLAPYQRGGKIGLFGGAGVGKTVLIMELINNVAKAHGGFSVFAGVGERTREGNDLYREMIESGVIKLGDKQSESKCALVYGQMNEPPGARARVGLTGLTVAEHFRDAEGQDVLLFIDNIFRFTQANSEVSALLGRIPSAVGYQPTLATDLGGLQERITTTKKGSITSVQAIYVPADDLTDPAPATTFAHLDATTVLSRQISELGIYPAVDPLDSTSRMLSPRILGQEHYNTARGVQKVLQNYKNLQDIIAILGMDELSEDDKLTVARARKIQRFLSQPFHVAEVFTGAPGKYVELTESVASFQGVLDGKFDDLPEQSFYMVGGIEEVIAKAEKIAKESTT; translated from the exons ATGGCTTCTCGCAAGCTACTATCTACCCTCATCCGCTCCTCTCTCCGTCGCTCTCCATCCAAACACTCCATCCCAAACCCTAGATGTCCATCTCCATCTCCGATCTCTCGCCCTTCTCCCACTGGATTCCTCCTCACCCGCGCCGTCGACTACGCGACGGCGGCAGCGGCCCCTGCCCCTCCGTCGGCGCCCCCGGCGAAAGGCACTCCAGGGCCCACCGGCAAGATCACCGACGAGTTCACCGGCGCCGGGTCGGTCGGAAAAGTCTGCCAGGTCATCGGTGCTGTCGTCGATGTCAGATTCGACGACGGGCTGCCGCCGATCCTGACGGCGCTCGAGGTCTTGGACAATTCGATCAGGTTGGTGCTGGAGGTTGCCCAGCATCTTGGGGGGAACACGGTGAGGACGATTGCTATGGACGGGACTGACGGGCTTGTCCGCGGGCAGCGGGTCTTGAACACTGGGTCACCTATTAGT GTGCCTGTGGGTAGGGCTACCCTCGGCCGCATCATGAATGTCATTGGGGAGCCGATCGATGAGAGGGGTGAAATAA AGACCGACCACTTTCTGCCCATCCATCGTGAAGCTCCTTCCTTTGTTGAACAGGCAACTGAACAACAGATTCTTGTGACTGGAATTAAG GTCGTGGATATGCTTGCACCTTACCAGAGAGGTGGAAAGATTGGGTTGTTTGGTGGTGCTGGTGTTGGGAAGACCGTGCTTATCATGGAACTGATTAACAATGTTGCCAAAGCTCATG GTGGTTTCTCTGTCTTTGCTGGTGTTGGTGAACGTACCCGTGAGGGTAATGATCTATACAGGGAAATGATTGAGAGTGGTGTTATTAAGCTTGGAGACAAACAG AGCGAAAGCAAGTGTGCTCTTGTGTACGGGCAAATGAATGAGCCCCCTGGTGCTCGTGCTCGTGTTGGGCTGACCGGGCTGACTGTAGCTGAGCACTTCCGAGATGCTGAAGGGCAGGACGTGCTTCTCTTCATTGACAACATTTTCCGTTTCACCCAA gcaAACTCTGAAGTGTCTGCTTTGCTGGGTCGTATCCCATCTGCTGTCGGTTACCAACCAACATTGGCTACTGATCTTGGAGGCCTGCAAGAGCGTATTACCACAACAAAGAAAGGTTCCATCACCTCTGTCCAAGCTATTTATGTGCCCGCTGATGACTTGACAGATCCAGCTCCTGCAACTACCTTTGCTCATCTTGACGCCACGACTGTGTTGTCACGACAG ATCTCAGAGCTTGGTATCTATCCTGCTGTCGATCCTCTTGATTCAACATCTCGTATGCTTTCCCCCCGTATTTTAGGACAAGAGCACTACAATACTGCTCGTGGTGTCCAAAAGGTTCTCCAGAACTACAAGAATCTTCAGGATATTATTGCAATTTTAGGAATGGATGAGCTCAGTGAAGATGATAAGTTGACTGTGGCTCGTGCCCGTAAAATTCAAAGGTTCCTGAGTCAGCCATTCCATGTTGCTGAAGTGTTCACAGGTGCTCCTGGAAAATATGTTGAATTGACGGAATCCGTTGCCAGCTTCCAG GGTGTTTTGGATGGGAAATTTGATGATCTTCCCGAACAGTCATTTTACATGGTGGGAGGAATTGAGGAGGTCATCGCTAAGGCTGAAAAGATTGCCAAGGAGTCTACGACCTAA